One Drosophila kikkawai strain 14028-0561.14 chromosome 3L, DkikHiC1v2, whole genome shotgun sequence genomic window carries:
- the Cpr78Cc gene encoding pupal cuticle protein Edg-78E: protein MLAIKATASEDHPTSVDYTTPETSKMFKLSLCLLAALMLATVYADNINRDAVITREDSDPADPEGNYKYAFETSNGIQAQEAGNANGATGSSSYVSPEGIPISLTYVADENGFQPQGDHLPTPPPIPEAILRALEYIAAHPQQQQ from the exons ATGCTGGCTATAAAAGCCACCGCCTCCGAAGATCACCCAACCAGTGTGGATTATACAACCCCAGAAACCAGCAAGATGTTCAAGCTT TCGCTCTGCCTGCTCGCCGCCTTGATGCTGGCCACCGTCTATGCGGATAACATCAACAGAGATGCCGTGATCACCCGCGAGGATTCCGACCCAGCTGATCCCGAGGGCAACTACAAATACGCCTTTGAAACGAGCAATGGCATCCAGGCCCAGGAGGCTGGAAATGCGAATGGAGCTACTGGCAGCTCGAGCTACGTGTCTCCCGAAGGCATCCCCATCTCGCTGACCTACGTCGCCGACGAGAATGGATTCCAGCCGCAAGGCGATCATCTGCCCACTCCTCCCCCAATCCCGGAGGCCATCCTCCGCGCCCTGGAGTACATTGCAGCCCacccccagcagcagcagtaa